From a single Pasteurella atlantica genomic region:
- the yihI gene encoding Der GTPase-activating protein YihI yields MAHKKKTRKISDIMPARKSDNACSLNACHISKKQKNRYELDAQARLDKKKKKHKGLSSGARHNVTLENKKLTSQEKKDPRVGSKKKVPLMVEFVNKPEKGKVIPPMKKTPEQVEQKPTLAPELELTQLENNECLHQLLDDLEKGKTLSTEDQKFVDECLDRVDELMTELGIEEEEQDDNALLRQFETANLNEFR; encoded by the coding sequence ATGGCTCATAAGAAAAAAACACGCAAAATCAGTGATATTATGCCCGCAAGAAAAAGCGATAATGCTTGCTCTTTAAACGCTTGTCACATAAGTAAAAAACAGAAAAATCGCTATGAATTAGATGCTCAAGCTCGTCTTGACAAAAAAAAGAAAAAGCATAAAGGATTAAGTTCTGGAGCTCGTCATAATGTGACTTTAGAGAACAAAAAATTGACTTCACAGGAGAAAAAAGATCCCCGTGTAGGCAGTAAAAAGAAAGTGCCGTTAATGGTGGAATTTGTGAATAAACCTGAAAAAGGAAAAGTTATTCCGCCAATGAAAAAAACGCCAGAACAGGTGGAACAAAAACCAACCCTTGCCCCTGAATTAGAATTAACACAATTAGAAAATAATGAGTGTTTACATCAACTTCTGGATGATTTAGAAAAGGGTAAAACATTATCCACTGAAGATCAAAAATTTGTGGACGAATGTTTAGATCGTGTCGATGAGTTGATGACAGAATTAGGTATTGAGGAAGAGGAACAAGATGATAATGCCCTACTTCGTCAATTTGAAACCGCTAACTTGAATGAATTTCGTTAG
- a CDS encoding DUF2489 domain-containing protein, giving the protein MFRFFVIILALLIILALIGYALSLLFKLHKQKKFIQTAKKERFLNIKNSIDIIARSMLADQCNLSEGVRRLKPLLDVLGQPKLQNFTSMWALFKVVEEMPILEERKNLARNQRMKLDLERENAEIKYQDNIKQELRKLLIEMEKF; this is encoded by the coding sequence ATGTTTAGATTTTTTGTGATTATCCTTGCTTTGTTGATTATTTTAGCATTGATTGGCTATGCATTATCATTGCTATTTAAATTACATAAACAGAAAAAATTTATTCAAACCGCTAAAAAAGAGCGTTTTTTAAATATAAAAAACAGTATTGATATTATTGCTCGTTCAATGCTCGCAGACCAATGCAATTTATCTGAAGGGGTTCGTCGCTTAAAACCTTTATTAGATGTATTAGGGCAACCAAAATTGCAAAATTTTACTTCAATGTGGGCGCTATTTAAAGTTGTCGAAGAGATGCCAATTTTAGAGGAACGTAAAAATCTCGCTCGTAATCAAAGAATGAAATTAGATTTAGAACGTGAGAATGCAGAAATAAAATATCAAGATAACATTAAGCAAGAATTACGTAAACTTTTGATTGAAATGGAAAAATTTTAA
- a CDS encoding TonB-dependent receptor domain-containing protein → MQKLSNRGGVTKLFCYSLLSLSITNALAEEATLGTINVIDTPESIQNKKVGETVKTAKTLEKQQISSTRDLVKYETGITVVEKGRMGASGYAVRGVEENRVNITIDGLAQAQTISSQGFKELFEGYGNFNNTRNGIEVETIKQVNLAKGSDSTKVGSGALGGAVIFETKDARDFLMGKDFYYKFKTGYATANNEKMFSHTLAGRFKDFDALVIRTDRDGHELENFGYDDYPDIPELGSQGRSRQKADPYNISKESTLFKLSYNPNENNRFTVMYDDYKNHSKGTDWSYTLAPMQTERDKPEVDSRHTNDKSNRRNVAFMFENYSETPLWDSLKVSVSKQKISQKARTDEYCDGVDACRGVQNPLGIQLKDGKLVDNKGNEIAVGETEAYDYSGKKNGERIVTLVDKNGKELPYPDETENWEGKMIKRNQKDLWSNATDSREVFLDCSKFDCSGSIRYHHISGNKFVDDKKYADIDLNKEQTVIVREWPDIDWDSNWNQIDIIKRKKTVFVVEDIKRGGAHYKHILPQETYWDDKGDYWNDPNYEGWRADAPSEWSKTGKVGYNNSDEYRLILPGSRGYETNIWTDRSLNTDTLQLKLDLTKFFTVKDIDNDLAYGISYEKTEKSMINYTGYGSINHKWWAISDMDDIDENGNPTCNKRFSIFCNRSSGAETFLMPVVTKSGEFHISDNIRINDKVAFDLGYRYDRVSHKPHYKVGVDPALPKGLYDGVLLNGTAEENMEYLAKQKRKFSNSSYSLAGIFDPTDYLRIQAKYSTGFRIPTSDELYFTFKHPDFSIKPNLDLKVEKAKTKEVALTFHKNNSFITLGAFRTDYQNFIELAFKGYTQFKNSKGQTSGIPYRLYQNRNNSKAKVQGLSIAAKLYLSDLLDKPNGFNIGYKFEYQKGKTFGIDTDSAGNEREMWHAINAIQPMKQILSVGYVSPEQDYGFDIFYTHASAKKKTASYNPYHGADQGIFNGPDEGTYAKHLSKAYNVFDVIGFYKPIKDLIIQAGVYNLFDQEYATWESIRSIRQFGTSNMICKKATPGLGCGYADQGIERFSAPGRNFKLNLSYEF, encoded by the coding sequence ATGCAAAAATTATCAAACCGAGGGGGAGTAACGAAGTTATTTTGTTACTCCTTGCTCTCCTTATCTATCACTAATGCTCTCGCAGAAGAAGCAACATTAGGTACCATTAATGTTATTGACACACCTGAAAGTATTCAAAATAAGAAAGTAGGTGAAACGGTTAAAACAGCAAAAACCTTAGAAAAGCAACAAATATCAAGTACACGTGATTTAGTAAAATATGAAACTGGCATTACTGTTGTTGAAAAAGGACGAATGGGGGCAAGTGGTTATGCGGTTCGTGGTGTGGAAGAAAACCGTGTAAATATTACTATTGATGGACTTGCTCAAGCTCAAACGATTTCTTCACAAGGCTTTAAGGAACTCTTTGAAGGTTATGGAAACTTTAATAATACCCGTAATGGTATTGAAGTAGAAACAATTAAACAAGTAAACCTAGCCAAAGGTTCAGATTCAACTAAAGTGGGAAGTGGAGCATTAGGTGGTGCCGTCATTTTTGAAACTAAAGATGCACGTGATTTCTTAATGGGTAAAGATTTTTACTATAAATTTAAAACGGGTTATGCAACGGCGAATAATGAAAAAATGTTTTCTCATACTTTAGCAGGGCGTTTTAAAGATTTTGATGCATTAGTGATACGTACAGATAGAGATGGACATGAATTAGAAAACTTTGGTTATGATGATTATCCCGATATTCCAGAATTAGGTTCTCAAGGTCGTTCTCGTCAGAAAGCAGATCCTTATAATATTAGTAAAGAAAGTACTTTATTTAAATTATCTTATAATCCTAATGAAAATAATCGTTTCACTGTAATGTATGATGATTATAAAAATCATAGTAAAGGAACAGATTGGTCTTACACGCTTGCACCAATGCAAACAGAGCGAGATAAACCAGAAGTTGATTCACGCCATACTAATGACAAAAGTAATCGTAGAAATGTAGCATTTATGTTTGAAAATTACTCAGAAACTCCACTTTGGGATAGTTTGAAAGTCAGCGTGTCAAAACAAAAAATTTCACAAAAAGCAAGAACCGATGAGTATTGTGATGGTGTTGATGCTTGTAGAGGTGTTCAAAACCCATTAGGTATTCAACTTAAAGATGGAAAACTGGTAGATAACAAAGGAAATGAAATTGCTGTTGGTGAAACTGAGGCTTATGATTATAGTGGTAAGAAAAACGGTGAGAGAATAGTCACGTTAGTTGATAAAAATGGGAAAGAACTACCTTATCCAGATGAAACAGAAAACTGGGAAGGTAAAATGATTAAACGCAACCAAAAAGACTTATGGAGCAATGCGACTGATTCCAGAGAAGTATTTTTAGATTGTTCTAAATTCGACTGTAGTGGATCGATAAGATATCATCATATATCTGGTAATAAATTCGTTGATGATAAAAAATATGCAGATATTGATTTAAATAAAGAACAAACTGTTATTGTAAGAGAATGGCCAGATATTGATTGGGATTCAAATTGGAATCAAATTGATATTATTAAACGTAAAAAAACCGTCTTTGTTGTTGAAGATATTAAACGTGGTGGAGCACATTACAAACATATTTTACCACAAGAAACCTATTGGGATGACAAAGGTGACTATTGGAATGATCCAAACTATGAAGGCTGGCGAGCTGATGCTCCATCAGAATGGTCTAAAACAGGTAAGGTTGGTTACAATAATTCAGATGAATATCGTTTAATTTTACCAGGTTCTAGAGGATACGAAACCAATATTTGGACAGATCGTTCATTAAATACAGATACTTTACAGTTAAAACTTGATTTAACTAAATTCTTTACTGTCAAAGATATTGATAATGATCTTGCCTATGGTATTTCTTATGAGAAAACCGAGAAATCGATGATTAACTATACTGGTTATGGATCTATTAATCATAAATGGTGGGCAATCAGTGATATGGATGATATCGATGAAAATGGGAACCCTACTTGTAATAAAAGATTTTCTATTTTCTGTAATAGAAGTTCAGGAGCTGAAACATTTTTAATGCCTGTTGTAACAAAATCAGGTGAGTTCCATATTTCAGACAATATTCGTATTAATGATAAAGTTGCGTTTGATCTTGGCTATCGTTATGACAGAGTTTCACATAAACCACATTATAAGGTGGGGGTAGATCCTGCGTTACCTAAAGGGCTTTATGATGGCGTACTTCTTAATGGAACTGCAGAAGAAAATATGGAGTATTTAGCAAAACAAAAACGTAAATTTAGCAATAGTTCTTATAGTTTAGCAGGAATATTTGATCCTACTGATTATTTAAGAATACAAGCAAAATACTCAACAGGGTTTAGAATTCCAACATCAGATGAACTGTATTTTACCTTTAAACATCCTGATTTTTCAATTAAACCTAATTTAGATTTAAAAGTAGAAAAAGCTAAAACAAAAGAAGTTGCATTAACATTTCATAAAAACAATAGTTTTATTACGTTAGGAGCATTTAGAACAGATTATCAAAACTTTATAGAATTAGCTTTTAAAGGTTATACACAGTTTAAAAATAGTAAAGGACAAACAAGTGGTATTCCTTATCGCCTTTACCAAAACCGCAATAACTCGAAAGCTAAAGTACAAGGGTTAAGTATTGCTGCAAAACTGTATTTATCTGATTTATTAGATAAACCAAATGGGTTTAATATTGGGTATAAATTTGAATATCAAAAAGGTAAAACGTTCGGTATTGATACTGATTCTGCTGGTAATGAAAGAGAAATGTGGCACGCTATCAATGCTATTCAACCTATGAAACAAATCTTAAGTGTTGGTTATGTTTCTCCAGAGCAAGATTATGGATTTGATATTTTCTATACACACGCTTCAGCGAAAAAGAAAACAGCAAGCTATAATCCTTATCACGGTGCAGATCAAGGAATATTCAATGGACCTGATGAAGGGACTTATGCAAAACATTTAAGTAAAGCTTATAATGTATTTGATGTAATTGGATTTTATAAACCAATTAAAGATCTGATTATTCAAGCAGGTGTATATAACTTATTTGATCAAGAATATGCAACTTGGGAAAGTATTCGTTCAATTCGTCAATTTGGTACCAGTAATATGATTTGTAAAAAAGCAACTCCAGGATTAGGTTGTGGCTATGCAGATCAAGGAATAGAAAGATTTTCTGCTCCGGGTAGAAACTTCAAACTTAACCTAAGTTATGAGTTCTAA
- a CDS encoding AbrB/MazE/SpoVT family DNA-binding domain-containing protein produces the protein MTQRILNIKVEEELKNTFMSICRQKGHSASLVLREFMKSYCTKNQKTTGWDNFFDNIEVPNDFMQERIQPEQQERKDLHI, from the coding sequence ATGACACAAAGAATATTAAATATCAAAGTTGAAGAAGAATTGAAAAATACATTTATGTCTATATGTCGCCAAAAAGGTCATAGTGCTAGTTTAGTTCTTCGTGAGTTTATGAAATCTTATTGTACAAAAAATCAAAAAACAACTGGCTGGGATAATTTTTTTGACAATATTGAAGTACCGAATGATTTTATGCAAGAACGTATTCAACCAGAACAACAAGAGCGTAAGGATCTTCATATATGA
- a CDS encoding YcgL domain-containing protein, producing the protein MICAIYRSSKKEGMYLYIEKREQFDAVPEALLRTFGKPQFSMLFNLKGDKQLKIAPNQKVLEAIKEQGFYLQVPPLPENNRKFLPIDF; encoded by the coding sequence ATGATTTGTGCGATTTATAGAAGCTCAAAAAAAGAGGGAATGTATTTATATATTGAGAAAAGAGAACAGTTTGATGCAGTTCCTGAAGCATTATTACGCACTTTTGGTAAACCTCAGTTTTCAATGTTATTTAATCTTAAGGGAGATAAACAGTTAAAAATCGCCCCAAATCAAAAAGTACTAGAAGCAATCAAAGAGCAGGGATTTTACTTGCAAGTTCCACCACTACCAGAAAACAACCGTAAATTTTTACCTATTGATTTTTAG
- the hemN gene encoding oxygen-independent coproporphyrinogen III oxidase, which produces MTDIVWDHDLIQKYNHSGPRYTSYPTALEFSENYTDDNFKTAVARYPKRPLSLYVHIPFCHKLCYFCACNKTITRHRHKVDIYLDYLEKEILARSTLFKNRNVTQIHWGGGTPTYLDEAQSTRLMNLLEDNFNVSDNAEISIEMDPREIELDMLDHLYKIGFNRLSMGIQDFNKEVQKLVNREQDEDFIFALVKRARELGFVSVNLDLIYGLPKQTLESFLHTLEKVVELNPDRMSVFNYAHLPSRFAAQVKIKNEMLPSPETKLSIFQNTISFLGKSGYQFIGMDHFAKPDDELAIAQKKGILHRNFQGYTTQEECDLLGLGVSAISLLGDSYAQNQKDLKTYYAEVEKNNIALHKGLMMTKDDCIRRDVIKALICNFSLKYDRLEEIYNINFKDYFQEDLQLLTPLVEDQLLEITQTGISVLPKGRLLIRNICLCFDIYSRGSARRQQFSRII; this is translated from the coding sequence ATGACGGATATTGTTTGGGATCACGATCTGATCCAAAAATATAATCATTCAGGTCCTCGCTATACTTCTTATCCAACAGCGTTAGAATTTAGCGAAAATTATACTGATGATAATTTTAAAACCGCTGTCGCACGTTATCCTAAACGTCCGCTATCCCTTTATGTGCATATTCCATTTTGCCATAAACTTTGTTATTTTTGTGCGTGTAATAAAACCATTACTCGTCATCGTCATAAAGTCGATATTTATTTAGACTATCTTGAAAAAGAAATTTTAGCCCGTTCCACGTTGTTTAAAAATCGTAATGTCACTCAAATTCATTGGGGAGGGGGGACACCAACCTACTTAGATGAAGCCCAATCTACTCGTTTAATGAATTTATTAGAGGATAATTTCAATGTAAGTGATAATGCAGAAATCAGTATTGAAATGGATCCTCGTGAAATTGAACTGGATATGCTTGATCATCTTTATAAAATTGGTTTTAATCGTCTTTCAATGGGTATACAAGATTTTAATAAAGAAGTACAAAAATTAGTTAATCGTGAACAAGACGAAGATTTTATTTTTGCGTTGGTTAAACGAGCGAGAGAGCTAGGATTTGTTTCCGTTAATTTAGATTTAATTTATGGTTTGCCAAAACAAACACTTGAAAGTTTTTTACACACTCTTGAAAAAGTAGTGGAATTAAATCCTGACCGAATGAGTGTGTTTAACTATGCTCATTTACCGAGTCGTTTTGCCGCACAGGTTAAAATCAAAAATGAGATGTTACCTTCACCTGAAACAAAACTGAGCATTTTCCAAAATACGATTTCATTTTTAGGAAAATCAGGCTATCAATTTATTGGAATGGATCACTTTGCCAAACCTGATGATGAATTAGCCATTGCTCAAAAAAAAGGGATTTTACATCGTAACTTTCAAGGTTATACTACACAAGAAGAATGTGATTTATTAGGGTTGGGTGTATCAGCAATTAGTCTATTAGGCGATAGCTATGCTCAAAATCAAAAAGATCTTAAAACCTATTATGCAGAAGTAGAAAAAAATAATATCGCTTTGCATAAAGGGTTAATGATGACAAAAGATGATTGCATTCGTCGAGATGTTATCAAAGCGTTAATTTGTAATTTTTCATTAAAATATGACCGCTTGGAAGAAATCTATAATATTAATTTTAAGGATTATTTTCAAGAAGACCTACAATTACTGACTCCTTTAGTAGAAGATCAGCTGCTGGAAATTACTCAAACAGGCATTTCGGTATTACCGAAAGGACGTTTACTTATTCGCAATATTTGTCTCTGTTTTGATATATATTCAAGAGGCTCCGCAAGAAGACAACAATTTTCAAGAATTATTTAG
- a CDS encoding type II toxin-antitoxin system tRNA(fMet)-specific endonuclease VapC — translation MITYMLDTNICIYAMNNKPQKVRKKLIQHQKNVCISNITLAELLYGAEKSANRDKAWYAVNAFTENLLILDYDVMAATYTAKIRATLERKGMPIGSYDTMIAGHALSQNIILVTNNQKEFNRVNGLQLDNWI, via the coding sequence ATGATAACTTATATGTTAGATACCAACATTTGTATCTACGCAATGAACAATAAACCTCAAAAAGTACGAAAAAAGCTGATTCAACACCAAAAAAATGTTTGCATTAGCAACATAACACTCGCTGAATTATTATATGGTGCAGAAAAGTCTGCTAATAGAGATAAAGCATGGTATGCCGTTAACGCGTTTACAGAAAATTTACTTATACTTGATTATGACGTAATGGCTGCAACATATACAGCTAAAATTAGAGCTACTTTAGAAAGGAAAGGAATGCCTATTGGTTCGTATGACACAATGATAGCAGGTCACGCATTAAGCCAAAATATAATTTTGGTAACGAATAACCAAAAAGAATTTAATCGAGTTAATGGGCTACAACTAGATAATTGGATATAA
- the lptD gene encoding LPS assembly protein LptD: MKPNNYTLLSIAIMFALHSQYAQADLKTQCLLNVPHFTGEKVTGDQRNLPVYIESDSATLNQHKNAIYSGDVIIKQGNRTINTQQITVSQNQQGRFVKLDEQFDYQDGGINASGKTASLDLATKNANLSDVDYHLMERQGRGSAKKVKLRNNTRILKNATYTACLPNDNSWQIDASEMTQYIDKEYAEMWHARLKVLGVPVFYTPYLQIPLGDRRRSGLLTASYSHSSRTGLMLKMPFYWNIAPNMDMTITPTYYSHRGWQISPEFRYLTKLGQGTIAAEYMKKDRYHNWDNEDHSRHLFYWKHNVSFLSDWRLSMDYTRVSDKQYFSHFNSAYGSSTDGHVAQNIKLSYYQPNYNLSIAGKKFQVFDEDGAKPYRALPQIEFNYYQDNIWKNADFSLYSQLTYFDNDSDEMPTAWRLHLEPTLNLPLSNKYASVNLETKLYATQYWQKSGKKQADTMKSHITRVLPQFKVNFKTILEADKQLFKGFDQTLEPQIQYLYRPYRNQHKIGTTRYHSLGLGYDSMLRQQDYFSLFSDRRYSGLDRIASANQITLGATTRFMKEKTGQEYFNLSLGQIYYLSNSRIDNESPNSDTHRSTSWALETNWRFDKNWNLNGSYQYDTRLKETSLANLSLQYKPDHDKVVQLNYRYASQNYIDQNLSKGRGTYNQDIKQAGIVLGWNVTNNVSVMMSHYQDLALDKYVESQLGLTYNTCCWKVSGYISRHLIPKPNNTVRNDDDMYYDNSIGVNFELRFGSDYSSDVSKMLKKGIIPYTEEFDIN, translated from the coding sequence ATGAAGCCAAACAATTATACTTTACTCTCTATTGCTATTATGTTCGCATTACATAGTCAATATGCTCAAGCCGATCTTAAAACACAGTGCTTACTGAATGTGCCTCATTTTACTGGTGAGAAAGTAACGGGGGATCAAAGAAATTTACCTGTTTATATTGAGTCTGATTCTGCCACACTTAACCAACATAAGAATGCGATTTACTCGGGTGATGTCATCATCAAACAAGGTAATCGAACCATTAATACTCAACAAATTACGGTGAGCCAAAATCAACAAGGACGTTTTGTTAAACTTGATGAACAGTTTGATTATCAAGATGGAGGAATCAATGCCTCTGGTAAAACGGCATCATTAGATTTAGCGACAAAAAATGCCAATTTATCTGATGTCGATTATCATCTTATGGAACGTCAAGGACGAGGAAGTGCGAAAAAGGTTAAATTACGTAATAATACGCGTATTTTAAAAAATGCGACTTATACCGCTTGTTTGCCTAATGATAATTCGTGGCAAATTGATGCCAGTGAAATGACACAATACATAGATAAAGAATATGCTGAAATGTGGCACGCGCGTTTAAAAGTATTAGGTGTTCCTGTATTTTATACCCCTTATTTACAAATTCCGCTTGGCGATCGTCGTCGCTCAGGATTACTGACTGCAAGTTATAGCCATTCTAGTCGAACAGGGCTAATGTTAAAAATGCCATTTTATTGGAACATTGCACCCAATATGGATATGACAATTACCCCAACTTACTACTCTCATCGTGGTTGGCAAATTAGCCCTGAGTTTCGTTATTTAACAAAATTAGGGCAAGGTACTATTGCGGCTGAATATATGAAAAAAGATCGTTATCATAACTGGGATAACGAAGATCACTCGCGTCACCTATTTTATTGGAAGCACAATGTCAGTTTCCTTTCTGATTGGCGATTAAGTATGGATTATACCAGAGTGAGTGATAAACAATATTTTTCTCATTTTAATTCTGCTTATGGTAGTAGTACCGATGGACACGTCGCCCAAAATATTAAATTAAGCTATTATCAGCCTAATTATAACCTCTCTATTGCAGGGAAAAAATTCCAAGTTTTTGATGAAGACGGGGCAAAACCTTATCGTGCATTACCACAAATTGAATTTAATTATTATCAAGATAATATTTGGAAAAATGCTGATTTCAGTCTTTATTCTCAGCTCACTTATTTTGACAATGACAGTGACGAAATGCCAACCGCTTGGCGTTTACATCTTGAGCCAACCCTTAATTTACCACTGAGTAATAAGTATGCGAGTGTCAATTTAGAAACCAAACTTTATGCCACTCAATATTGGCAAAAGTCGGGCAAAAAACAAGCGGATACTATGAAATCTCATATAACACGTGTTTTACCACAATTTAAAGTCAACTTTAAAACGATTTTAGAGGCAGATAAACAATTGTTTAAAGGCTTTGACCAAACTTTAGAACCACAAATTCAATATTTATATCGCCCTTATAGAAATCAGCATAAAATCGGTACAACACGCTATCATAGTTTAGGATTAGGCTATGATTCAATGCTCAGACAACAAGATTATTTTTCATTGTTTAGTGATCGTCGTTACAGCGGTTTAGATCGTATTGCCTCTGCCAACCAAATTACACTAGGTGCCACTACTCGCTTTATGAAAGAGAAAACAGGGCAAGAATATTTTAATTTAAGCTTAGGACAAATCTATTATTTATCTAACTCTCGTATTGATAATGAAAGCCCAAACAGTGATACGCACCGTTCAACCTCTTGGGCGTTAGAAACAAACTGGCGATTTGATAAAAATTGGAACTTAAATGGAAGCTACCAATATGACACTCGTTTAAAAGAAACCTCACTGGCTAATCTTTCTCTACAATATAAGCCTGATCACGATAAAGTAGTACAGCTAAACTATCGTTATGCAAGTCAAAATTATATTGACCAAAACTTAAGCAAAGGTAGAGGAACATATAATCAAGATATCAAACAGGCAGGTATTGTACTCGGTTGGAATGTGACGAATAATGTATCCGTAATGATGAGTCATTATCAAGATTTAGCCTTAGATAAATATGTGGAAAGTCAACTCGGGCTTACCTATAACACCTGTTGCTGGAAGGTATCAGGCTATATTTCACGTCATCTTATACCAAAACCAAATAATACCGTTAGAAATGACGATGATATGTATTATGATAATAGCATTGGGGTCAATTTTGAACTTCGTTTTGGTTCAGATTATAGCTCTGATGTATCTAAAATGTTGAAAAAAGGTATTATTCCTTATACTGAAGAATTTGATATTAATTAA
- a CDS encoding replicative DNA helicase produces the protein MAKYSSNKSTDKQIEQINIAPHSLEAEQAILGSVMLDNAHWDNVAERVQASDFYNYAHRLIFEQMVELARHNQPIDIITLDQNLKSRGILDDVGGFAYLAELSKNTPSAANILTYADIVSEKAICRELITASNKIAESSYNPRGMSVKDVLDEAERSIFHIAEKRTSSDEGPKKIDDILNSTLERIEILSKNKDNGGVTGVSTGFTDLNKRTAGLQPSDLIIVAARPSMGKTTFAMNLCENASLLDIEEKDENGNMVKRPNKPVLIFSLEMPSDQIMMRMLASLSRVDQTKIRTGQLTDDEDWAKISSTMAILQQRKNIFIDDSSSLTPTEVRSRARRIYKESGGLSLIMVDYLQLMKAPGFADNRTLEIAEISRSLKALAKELQVPVVALSQLNRSLEQRADKRPVNSDLRESGSIEQDADLIMFIYRDEVYHENSEQKGIAEIIIGKQRNGPIGKVKLAFQGQYSRFDNLAPNLYSNYDE, from the coding sequence ATGGCTAAATATTCATCGAATAAATCAACAGATAAACAAATAGAGCAAATCAATATTGCTCCCCACTCGTTAGAGGCAGAACAAGCCATTCTAGGCAGTGTTATGCTAGATAATGCCCACTGGGACAATGTGGCAGAACGTGTTCAAGCCAGTGATTTTTATAATTATGCCCACCGTCTTATTTTTGAACAGATGGTAGAATTGGCTCGTCATAATCAGCCTATTGATATTATTACCCTCGATCAAAATTTAAAAAGTAGAGGCATTTTGGATGATGTAGGGGGATTTGCTTACCTTGCTGAGCTTTCCAAAAATACCCCCAGTGCTGCCAATATTCTGACTTATGCAGATATTGTCAGTGAAAAGGCGATTTGTCGAGAGCTGATTACTGCCAGTAACAAAATTGCAGAAAGTAGCTATAATCCTAGAGGAATGAGTGTTAAAGATGTCCTTGATGAAGCAGAACGCTCTATTTTTCATATTGCGGAAAAACGTACTTCAAGTGATGAAGGACCTAAAAAAATTGATGATATTCTGAACTCAACCTTAGAGCGAATTGAAATACTGTCTAAAAACAAAGACAATGGTGGGGTCACTGGTGTTTCAACTGGCTTTACGGATCTGAATAAACGAACCGCTGGTTTACAACCTTCTGATTTGATTATTGTGGCTGCTCGACCTTCTATGGGTAAAACCACCTTTGCAATGAATTTATGTGAAAATGCCTCTTTGCTTGATATTGAAGAGAAAGATGAAAATGGCAATATGGTGAAAAGACCCAACAAACCCGTGCTTATTTTTAGTCTTGAGATGCCATCGGATCAAATTATGATGCGTATGCTGGCTTCTCTTTCACGAGTAGATCAAACAAAAATTCGTACTGGTCAGCTAACCGATGATGAAGACTGGGCAAAAATTTCGAGTACGATGGCAATTTTACAACAGCGTAAAAATATCTTTATTGATGATAGCTCGAGTTTAACGCCAACGGAAGTGCGTTCTCGTGCAAGACGTATCTATAAAGAAAGTGGTGGTTTAAGTTTAATTATGGTGGATTATCTTCAATTAATGAAAGCACCCGGTTTTGCAGATAACCGAACCCTTGAAATTGCAGAAATATCTCGCTCATTAAAAGCCTTAGCTAAGGAATTACAAGTTCCTGTTGTTGCACTTTCTCAGTTAAATCGTAGCTTAGAACAACGAGCAGATAAACGCCCTGTTAACTCAGACTTACGTGAATCAGGCTCTATTGAGCAAGATGCCGATTTAATTATGTTTATCTATCGAGATGAGGTTTATCACGAAAATTCAGAACAAAAAGGCATTGCTGAAATTATTATTGGTAAACAACGTAATGGTCCTATTGGTAAAGTTAAACTTGCTTTTCAAGGGCAGTACTCTCGCTTTGATAATCTTGCACCAAATTTATACAGTAACTATGACGAATAA